The following proteins are co-located in the Castor canadensis chromosome 5, mCasCan1.hap1v2, whole genome shotgun sequence genome:
- the Naa50 gene encoding N-alpha-acetyltransferase 50, producing MAMEFRPCGAHRSRIELGDVTPHNIKQLKRLNQVIFPVSYNDKFYKDVLEVGELAKLAYFNDIAVGAVCCRVDHSQNQKRLYIMTLGCLAPYRRLGIGTKMLNHVLNICEKDGTFDNIYLHVQISNESAIDFYRKFGFEIIETKKNYYKRIEPADAHVLQKNLKVPSGQNADVQKTDN from the exons TAGCCGGATCGAGCTGGGAGATGTGACACCACACAATATTAAACAGTTGAAGAGACTGAACCAGGTCATCTTTCCAGTCAGCTACAATGACAAGTTCTACAAGGATGTGCTGGAGGTTGGCGAGCTAGCAAAACTTG CCTATTTCAATGATATAGCTGTAGGTGCAGTATGCTGCAGGGTGGATCATTCACAGAATCAGAAGAGACTTTACATCATGACACTAGGATGTCTTGCACCTTACCGGAGACTAGGAATAG GAACTAAAATGTTAAATCATGTTTTAAACATCTGTGAAAAAGATGGCACTTTTGACAACATCTATCT GCACGTCCAGATCAGCAATGAGTCAGCAATTGACTTCTACAGGAAGTTTGGCTTTGAGATTATTGAGACAAAGAAGAACTACTATAAGAGGATAGAGCCTGCAGATGCTCATGTGcttcagaaaaatctcaaagtcCCTTCTGGTCAGAATGCAGATGTGCAAAAGACAGACAACTGA